In Stieleria varia, one genomic interval encodes:
- a CDS encoding 3-deoxy-D-manno-octulosonic acid transferase produces MIANALYFLALFAASPWIAFRMFRHGRYRRGIGQKFWGLSRDHAAELRGDHADCIWLHAVSVGEVNLLGGFIKAFSERFPEQRIVVSTSTDTGYDLAVAKFGAGNVFFCPLDFTWAVRRTIRHLRPKMLCLAELELWPNLIRIASQNACPVSVINGRLSERSAAGYGRFARLTQGTFGRLNWVGCQDAATKERFAGCGTPKERLQITGSLKFDDAPSTRDTDEVQARVQWAGIDPWQVVWMVGSTQEGEERMALEIYRQLQDQFRELRLILVPRHPERFDDVAELVRCSGLKVHRRSSAGSLIDAEWTNDRVILLDTIGELRHWWGVCQIATVGGSFGNRGGQNMLEPAGYGCAVSFGPNTKNFADIAQRLIDADAAVRVNDQAELNAFVVRCLTNVPAADALGRAAQEVVEQHRGATARTIDALASFVSDEQWKQPRLYRPAA; encoded by the coding sequence ATGATCGCCAACGCCCTCTACTTCCTCGCGCTCTTTGCCGCTTCGCCCTGGATCGCCTTTCGGATGTTTCGGCACGGTCGCTATCGTCGCGGGATCGGGCAAAAATTTTGGGGGCTTTCCCGTGACCACGCCGCTGAACTTCGCGGGGATCACGCCGATTGCATTTGGTTGCACGCCGTCAGTGTCGGCGAAGTCAACTTGTTGGGCGGTTTCATCAAAGCGTTCTCGGAGCGATTTCCCGAGCAAAGGATCGTTGTCAGCACAAGCACCGACACGGGCTACGATCTGGCCGTGGCCAAATTCGGCGCCGGCAATGTGTTCTTCTGCCCCTTGGACTTCACTTGGGCGGTGCGTCGAACGATCCGTCACCTACGTCCCAAGATGCTCTGCCTGGCCGAGCTGGAGCTTTGGCCCAACTTGATTCGTATCGCCTCCCAAAACGCTTGTCCCGTTTCAGTCATCAACGGTCGTTTGAGTGAACGAAGCGCCGCCGGCTACGGACGTTTTGCGAGACTAACTCAGGGAACCTTTGGCCGGCTCAACTGGGTCGGGTGCCAGGACGCCGCGACCAAAGAACGCTTCGCCGGGTGCGGTACGCCGAAGGAGCGTCTGCAGATTACCGGGTCATTGAAATTCGATGATGCGCCCTCCACTCGCGACACCGACGAAGTTCAAGCACGAGTTCAGTGGGCGGGGATCGATCCCTGGCAGGTCGTCTGGATGGTCGGCAGCACCCAAGAAGGCGAAGAACGGATGGCTCTGGAGATCTATCGGCAGCTGCAAGATCAGTTTCGAGAACTGCGGCTGATCCTGGTACCTCGGCATCCCGAACGGTTTGACGACGTCGCGGAACTGGTGCGTTGCAGCGGTTTGAAAGTTCACCGACGTTCCAGCGCTGGATCGTTGATCGATGCCGAATGGACCAACGACCGAGTGATCCTGCTGGACACCATTGGCGAGCTTCGGCATTGGTGGGGCGTCTGTCAGATCGCCACCGTCGGTGGCAGCTTCGGCAACCGAGGCGGGCAAAACATGTTGGAACCGGCCGGTTACGGTTGCGCCGTATCCTTCGGCCCCAACACAAAGAACTTTGCCGACATCGCTCAACGATTGATCGATGCCGACGCCGCTGTCCGCGTCAACGATCAAGCCGAGTTGAACGCATTTGTTGTCCGTTGTCTGACCAACGTCCCTGCCGCCGACGCGTTGGGGCGAGCCGCGCAAGAAGTCGTCGAGCAACACCGCGGAGCGACCGCCAGAACCATCGATGCGCTCGCATCGTTCGTGAGCGATGAACAATGGAAACAACCCCGACTGTATCGACCAGCAGCCTAG